Proteins from a single region of Amycolatopsis sp. CA-230715:
- a CDS encoding helix-turn-helix transcriptional regulator, with amino-acid sequence MPEVIETTDLAHATAVLSELYSSMRLSAHGDRRGLRIVQDRLGPVMVNRMTFGMSVDISVEPLGTVCVCGVRAGRASCRSGQDERRYRQDDVFLAAQPDRPLWVSLHDLDIDYTVIAPNLLGEVAQTGPREREPVRLLGHEPISPAAAAQWRRAFAFVRNEIQLMDNPLVRSHTARLLATVTLATFPSTALADPTIEDRHDANPATLRRAVAFIEANPDRDISMLDIANAASVTVRTVQLAFRRHLNTTPTAYLRRVRLACAHENLLAADSRDDTVTAIATRWGFPHLGRFAAAYRTAYGCSPRHTLVSSSG; translated from the coding sequence GTGCCGGAAGTCATCGAAACCACGGATCTGGCGCACGCGACCGCTGTGCTCAGCGAGCTGTATTCGTCGATGCGGTTGAGCGCGCACGGCGACCGCCGCGGACTTCGCATCGTCCAGGACCGGCTCGGCCCGGTCATGGTGAACCGGATGACCTTCGGCATGAGCGTCGACATCAGCGTCGAGCCGCTGGGCACCGTCTGCGTCTGCGGCGTGCGCGCGGGCCGGGCTTCCTGCCGCAGCGGGCAGGACGAGCGTCGCTACCGGCAGGACGACGTCTTCCTCGCCGCCCAGCCCGACCGGCCGCTGTGGGTGAGCCTGCACGACCTCGACATCGACTACACGGTCATCGCTCCGAACCTGCTCGGCGAGGTCGCGCAAACCGGTCCGAGGGAACGGGAACCGGTGCGGCTGCTCGGCCACGAGCCGATCTCACCGGCGGCGGCCGCGCAGTGGCGGCGCGCCTTCGCCTTCGTCCGGAACGAAATCCAGCTGATGGACAACCCGCTGGTCCGCTCCCACACGGCCCGGCTGCTCGCCACCGTCACGCTGGCGACGTTCCCGAGCACCGCGCTGGCCGACCCGACGATCGAAGACCGCCACGACGCCAACCCGGCGACGCTGCGCCGCGCGGTCGCGTTCATCGAAGCCAACCCCGACCGGGACATCAGCATGCTCGACATCGCGAACGCCGCCTCCGTCACCGTCCGCACGGTGCAACTGGCCTTCCGCCGCCACCTCAACACGACACCCACCGCGTACCTGCGCCGCGTCCGGCTGGCCTGCGCCCACGAAAACCTGCTGGCCGCCGATTCCCGCGACGACACGGTGACCGCGATCGCCACCCGCTGGGGCTTCCCGCACCTCGGCCGGTTCGCCGCCGCCTACCGCACCGCGTACGGATGTTCCCCGCGCCACACGCTGGTTTCGTCTTCCGGATGA